From the genome of Hydrogenovibrio kuenenii DSM 12350:
TTTTGAAACGGATGATGGTCGAGTTGAACAATATACCTATAAAGAATTACATGACGAAGTCAGCCGTTTTGCAAACGCTTTAACCGCTCAAGGCATTGAGGCGGGCGATAGAGTTGTTATCTATATGCCAATGATTCCTCAAGCGGTATTTGCTATGCAAGCTTGCGCTCGTATTGGTGCTATTCATTCAGTCGTATTTGGTGGTTTTTCTGCAGAAGCGTTGAAAGATCGCATTGAAGATGCTTCTGCTCGTATGGTTATTACTGCAAACGTGAGTGTCCGTGGTGGCAAGACTATCCCTCTAAAGACTTCAGTGGATGAAGCGTTAGAAAAAGGTGGAGACTCAATTCGTAAGGTTATTGTGTATCACCGTACTAACGATGCTGTCACTATGAAAGAAGGGCGTGATATTACATGGCATGATGCCATTGCAGGCATGAGCAATTATCATGATCCTTTGATGGTTAATGCGGAACATCCACTATTTCTTCTTTATACTTCTGGTTCAACAGGTAAACCTAAAGGAATTCAGCATAGCTCCGCTGGTTATTTACTAAACGCCCACCTTACCAATGAGTGGGTATTTGACTTAAAAGACAATGATGTATTTTGGTGTACTGCGGATGTAGGTTGGATTACAGGGCATACTTATGTTGCTTATGGCCCATTGTCTGTTGGTGCAACGATAGTAATGTTTGAAGGTGTGCCTACATACCCTGATGCAGGGCGTTTCTGGCAAGTGTGCCAAGACCATGCGGTGACTGTTTTCTATACGGCACCAACGGCAATTCGTGCACTGATGAAGTTTGGTGATGATCTACCAAAACAATACGATTTATCTAAGCTACGTCTTTTAGGTACGGTAGGTGAGCCTATTAACCCTGAAGCTTGGATGTGGTATCACACGATTATCGGTCGAGAAGAGTGTCCTATTGTGGATACTTGGTGGCAAACTGAAACAGGTGCCAACATGATTGCACCATTACCAGGTGTTACGCCTTTGAAACCAGGTTCTTGTACTAAGCCGTTACCAGGTATTGATGCCAAGATCGTTGATGAAGAAGGTAACCCTCTTACACATGGTGAAGGTGGGTATCTGGTTGTCGAGAAGCCATGGCCTTCAATGTTGAGAACTATCTGGCATGATGATGAACGTTTTGTTGATACCTATTTTGCGATGTTTAAAAATAAGTACTACGTTGTTGGTGATAGTGCTCACTTGGACAATGACGGAAACTTCTGGATTATGGGGCGTATTGATGATGTCTTGAATGTTTCTGGACACCGTTTAGGAACGATGGAGATTGAGTCTGCATTGGTATCTCATGAAAACGTTGCTGAAGCGGCGGTGGTTGGAAAACCACATGATGTGAAAGGTGAGTCGGTATTTGCATTTGTGGTCTTGAATATTGATATCCCAGATGGTGAGTTGCGTAACGAGTTGATTCAGGAACTTCGTAATCACGTAGCAAAAGAAATTGGGCCTATAGCAAAACCGGATGATATTCGTTTTGGTTCCAACTTACCAAAAACGCGTTCAGGAAAAATTATGCGTCGTTTACTGAGAACGATTGCTAAAGGTGAAGAAATTACTTCGGATACATCTACTTTAGAAGATCCAAGCATTCTTGATCAGTTCATGCAGCAAAATAAATAAAAGAAACTTCTGCATATCATTAATGTAAGAAGTTCAAAGAATAGATGTAAAAAGAAAATCTACCAGGCTGGGGCTAATAACAATAACTTAGCCTAGTAGGTTTAATGTAGTTGTTCTATTAAACCAAAGGAGGAACGGATGGAACAATCCAAAGTAGAGAAGATTAAAAGTCTTCCGCAATATCACCAATTGGTGAAGGAACGTTCTAGCTTGGCGTGGAAACTCTCTATCGCAATGCTAGTCGTTTATTATGGTTATATTTTGTTGCTGGCATTTGACCCAGCATTTTTTACAACTATTGTAAGCGGTCAGTACGTTTCGATAGGATTTCCAGTCGGGGTGGCAATCATTATTTTTTCTTTCTTATTGACGGGTTATTACGTTAAAAAAGCGAATAGCGATTTTGATAAATTAACTGCTGAAATTAAAAAAGAGGTGGAGTAATGACGATGATTAAATGGAACAAAATCTTCGGATTAGCTGCACTATTATTAATGCCAACAATTGCATTTGCTGCTGGCGATATGCAAACAGACGGAACCAAGTCTGAAACAAATTTCTCTGCGATTGCGATGTTTGTTGTGTTTGTTGGTTTAACGCTTTATATCACTTATTGGGCTGCAAAGCGCACTAAGTCAGCAAAAGATTTTTATGCTGCTGGTGGTGGTATTACAGGTCTTCAGAACGGTTTGGCGATTGCGGGAGACTATATGTCTGCGGCGTCATTCCTGGGTATTACTGGGATGGTTTATCTAAAAGGTTATGATGGTTTGATTTTTGCCATCGGTTTCCTTGTTGGTTGGCCTATTATCCTGTTCTTGATGTCAGAGCGCTTGAGAAACCTAGGTAAGTACACCTTTACGGATGTAGCTGCTTATCGTTTTAAACAAAAGCCTATTCGTATTCTTGCTGCTTTCGGTGGGATTGCTGTTGTTATCCTATATCTTATTGCGCAGATGGTTGGTGCGGGTAAATTGATTGAATTGCTATTCGGTCTAGACTTTGCCTATGCTGTTGTGATGGTTGGTGTTTTGATTATTGCATACGTTTCATTTGGTGGAATGTTGGCAACTACCTGGGTACAAATCATTAAAGCCGTCTTGCTGCTTGGTGGTGCGACCTTTATTGCCTTAATGGTAATGGTTAATATGGGCTTTAGTTTTGAAACCTTGTTTAAAACTGCAGTCGAAAACCGTGGTAATAATATGAATATCCTGTTCTCAGGTGGGTTTGTTTCTGACCCTGTGAATGCGATTTCTCTTGGTATCGCCTTGATGTTTGGTACAGCTGGTTTGCCACATATCCTAATGCGATTCTTCACTGTTCCTGATGCAAAAGAAGCTCGTAAGTCTGTTTTCTTTGCTACAGGTTTCATCGGTTACTTCTATATTCTTGCATTCATTATCGGTTTTGGCGCAATTGCGTTGATTACAGCTGATATGTATATGCATGCTGGTAAGTTGATCGGTGGTAACAACATGGCGGCGATTCACTTGTCACATGTGTTAGGTGGTGATGCATTCCTTGGTTTCATCTCTGCGGTAGCTTTTGCAACGATTCTTGCAGTAGTTTCAGGGTTGACCTTGGCTGGTGCGTCTGCAATTTCACATGATATTTATGCGAATGTTATTAACCCTAACGCAACAGAAGAGCAAGAAACCAAAGTAGCGAAAAAAGCGACGTTTGTTATTGGTGCTTTGGCGATTATTTTCGGTATCGGCTTTAAAGATCAAAACATCGCTTTCGTGGTAGCACTTGCATTTACGATTGCTGCATCTGCTAACTTCCCAGTTCTGATTATGTCTATGTTCTGGGATAAAATGACTACACGTGGTGCAGTTATCGGTGGTTGGCTAGGGCTAATTTCGGCTGTTGTAGCTGTTGTGCTTGGGCCTGTTGTTTGGACGCAAATCCTACATATGGGTGAAGCAATTGTTCCTTACAAATTCCCTGCCTTGTTTACGGTAGCGATTGCATTTATCGGTATTTGGTTCTTCTCAATTACTGATAAATCAGAAAGAGCAAAAATTGACAGAGAAGGATTTGAAGCGCAGTTCATTCGTTCTCAAACAGGTATTGGTGCTGAAGGTGCTTCAGACCACTAAATGTTATTTGTCAGTTATATGATGATGTAATAAAAAGGGGGCTTATGCCTCCTTTTTTGTCTTGAAATCCTTGTAAAACTGATACAAGATGAACGAAACAATAAAGTCAGTCTTATATGCATAATAGTCCGGTAATAAACTTACTTCACCAGTTAGAGCCTTTTTCTAATTTACCTGAACAATCGCTACAAGAGCTAGCTGCTTCAATGGATGTGGTTTATTTTCCTCAGGGTTCAAAATTCGCACTACAGTTACATGAAAATCCTGAGGAAAATGCATCACTTTATATTTTGATTAAAGGTCGTATTGCAGAGTTCGATAATGAAGGTCGTCAAACAGCTTTGTATCTTCACCATACGTTCTTTGGCGAGTCGGTTTTATTGAAGAAACTCAATGAAAGCAACTATGAGGTTAAAGAAGAGGCTATAGCTTATCGTTTGCCAGGGGGTAAGTTTCTGGAATGGGTAAAGATGCCTGAGTTGGCAAACTACTTCTTTAATTCCATTACGGATAAGCTGGATCAGCTACACAAAAGCCGGCAAATGGCGTCATCAAGTGAAGCCTTGATGGAGTTGGTTGTGGATGCTCCAGTAAAACCGCTTAATATCCTAAGTGCACAAGCAACGGTTGCATCGGCCATAAGTCAGATGGCAACAACGCAAGTGGATGCTTGTTTGGTTAAATTGGACAGGGCATCACACGAAGTCCAAGACGTTATGAGTGAGTATGGCATTTTGACGGCGATGGATTTGTTAAAAGCCATTTCTCATGATCCAAACGTGCTGAATCAAGCCGTTGATCCATTTGCTCAATCTCCGGTAATAAGTGTTCACCGACATGACTATTTGTTCAACGCATTGCTTAAAATGACTCGCCACTATGTGAATCGTTTGGTTATTAGAGGTGACAACGAACCCGTTGGCTTTCTTTATCAAAAAGATTTAATGGGGCACTTTGCTACCCAGTCTGGTTTAGGGATGTTGAGCTTAGAACAGGTAACAAGTAGAGAAGAAATTGAGCCTGTCTTAAGGCAGGTGGATGATCTGATTACAAATTTAAATGCGCGTGGCGTGAAAACACACTATATCGCCAAATTGGCAACAGAGGTTTACCGGAAGGTTTTTCAAAAAGTATTTGACTTGCTAGAGCCAGATGCAGTGCTGCAATCAGGGTGTTTTATTGTAATGGGAAGTGAAGGTCGTGCTGAACAGGTTATGAGAACCGATCAGGACAATGCTTTTATCTTGCCTGAAATGGATGAGCAAACGTTTGAAACACTAAAGCCATTTGCAGAGCGTTTGACTCAATCCCTTATTGATTTGGGTTTTCCGCGTTGTCCTGGTGAAGTTATGGTCTGCAACCCATTGTGGTTTCAGCCAATTAATAGTTTTAAGCAACAGCTTAAATCTTGGATGAATACACAAGATGAAACGGGTTTTATGAATGTGTCTATTTTTCTTGATGCCGAAGTTGTGTTTGGTGATGAAGCGCTTTTAAAAGATTGTAAACAGTTGGTTTCGGACTGGGTAAAAAATTACCCTCAATTTTTAAGGCATTTTGCCAAACCTGTTTTTCAGTTTGAAACACCGGTCAATTTCTTTGGTCGTTTGGTGTCTGAAAAGCAAGATCAACAAGATCTTTTGGATTTAAAGAAAGGCGGTATTTTTGCCATTGTTCACGGCGTGCGTTGCTTGGCACTGGAGTTTGGTATTTCCCAAACCAATACTCATTGGCGTATAAAAGCACTAATGGAAAGTGGTTTTTTCTCTGAATCTTTTGGTCATGAATTAGGGGAAAGTTTGAACTTTTTTAATACGCTACGTTTAGAAAATATGATTGATTTAAAACAATCTGGCGTTAATGCATCTGAATTCGAGTCTAAGCAAAATAAGATACAAGTAACGAATTTAACTACGATTCAACAAGATTTATTAAAAGATGCTTTTGATGTGGTTAAGCGGTTTAAGAAAATGCTTAATCACCACTATAAACTCGATACTTTGCTTTAAGGGGACCCTGTGGTTGGGTTAAAAAAATTTAAGCATGCAATTTTTCATATTTGGCAGAAATATTGGCTCAAAGAGCCTGAGTATCAATTTTTGTTTGAGCAGGCACCAGAAGATGAGTATGTGTGTTTTGACTGCGAAACAACTGGATTAAACCCCAAAAAAGACAAGATATTAACGCTCTCAGCAGTCAGGATAAAAGGCAATCAAATCCTTGCAGGACAATCTTTGGATATTACAGTAAGGCATGCCGGTCAAATTCATGAGAACAGTATAAAAGTACACCAGTTGAGATATTTAGATTTAGTAGAAGGTATTGGTGAAAAAGAAGCTATACGGCAATTTTTATACTTTATTGGCAGTCGTCCGCTAGTGGGGTACTACCTAGAGTTTGATGTTGAACTTGTTAATAGAGTGCTTAAACCTTGGTTGAATATAGTGCTTCCAAACCTTCAGGTAGAAGTGTCTGAGCTTTTTTATGATTATAAGTTGAAGTCGAAATATCAGTCTGTTTACCTGCCTAATATAGACTTGTCGTTTGAGCACATTCTTGAACAATTGGCGCTACCCAATCTTGGACAGCATAACGCTCGGAATGATGCGATGATGACGGCATTGGTTTTCCTTAAATTGAAATCTTTGATGAATGTCAGATAGAAAGGTAAACAAAAATAAGGTTTTGCATTGAAAATTAGCGGTAAAGTCCTTATAATGACGCCAGTTTTTTAAATCTGTTTAACAGAAGATATTCAGAAACTAGGGTTTGGTCACGATGACTTTTTGTCCGATTTATCGGCAAGCTTCTGAATACTCTATGCTGATACCATTTAAAAACCCCGTTTTACGGGGTTTTTTGTTTTTAGAAATAAGGAAAGTGCGTGACATTAGAGGATAAAATCGAGCAGTTGCTAAAACCCACTGTTGAATCAATGGGATTTGACCTTTGGGGGTGTGAATATTTACCTGCGGGAAAACACTCTACCCTAAGAGTTTATATTGAAAAGCCAGAAGGCGTCACTGTTAGCGACTGTGGTTCTGTAAGCCGTCAGGCAAGCGCGATTTTAGATGTCGAAGATCCTATTTCCAATGCGTATATGCTGGAAGTTTCTTCCCCTGGTATGGATCGTCCGTTAATGAGACCTGAACAATTTAAAGCGTATGAAAATGCTTTGGTTCAGGTTAGAACGGCAGTTGACGTTATGGGGCGTAAGCGTTTTAAGGGCAAGATGGTTCAAGTCAGTGAAGAAGGTATTGAAGTGGAAGTCGATAATGAAATTTATCCGATTGCCTTCAGCATGATAGAAAAAGCCAATGTCGTTCCAGAGTTTTAATTCACACTCTGTACAACACTAAACTATTTATATTGAATTCTTTTAAGGTTAAGTATTAACTCCTATTTTTGAGGAAAGTTGAAATGAGCAAGGAAGTATTAGCCGTTGTTGAAATCATGTCTAATGAAAAAGGCGTGGAAAAAGAAATTATCTTCGATGCAATCGAAGCTGCACTAGCAACCGCCACTCGTAAAAGTCATAATGATGAGTTAGATGCTCGCGTTTCAATTGACCGTCAAACAGGAGAGTATGAAACTTTTCGTCGTTGGGAAGTGATCGAAGATGATGTTCAGATCGAAGAAAATGTTGGTTGGTATATGCGTCATATGGATGCAGTGGATATTGATCCTCATATAGAACCAGGGCAATTTATTGAAGAGCCAATGGAATCTATTGAATTCGGTCGCATTGGAGCACAAACAGCGAAGCAAGTTATTATTCAAAAAGTGCGTGAAGCTGAGCGCAAGAAAGTTGTTGAAGAGTACACTAAACGTGTTGGTGAGATTCTGACAGGTCAAGTGAAGAGAATAGATCGTGGTGATGTTATCCTAGATTTAGGTGATAACGTTGACGCAGTTATTCCTCGTGCTGAACTGATTAATCGTGAAACCTTTAAAATGGGTGATCGTGTTCGTGCTTATGTGCAAGAAGTTGGCTATCGTCCACGTGGTCCTCAAATCATCATGTCACGTTCAGCGAAAGAAATGTTGATGGAGCTGTTCAAGATTGAAGTGCCTGAGATTGGCGATGACCTGATTGATATCATGTCAGCAGCACGAGATGTTGGTTTGCGAGCGAAAGTAGCTGTGCGAGCAAATGATCCACGTTTAGACCCAATTGGTGCTTGTGTCGGAATGCGTGGTGGGCGTGTTCAAGCGGTCACTAATGAATTGAACGGTGAACGTATTGATATTATCCTTTGGGATCCGAATGATGCGCAATTCGTTATCAATGCTATGGCGCCTGCTGAAGTCACTTCAATCATGGTTGATGAAGACAGACATGTTATGGACCTAGCGGTAGAAGACGAACAGTTGTCTCAGGCAATTGGTAAAAATGGACAAAATATCCGTTTAGCGACAGAACTTACTGGTTGGGAATTAAATGTTATGACCCAGTCTGATATGGCTACTAAGCATGAGACTGAGTCTAAAGATCAGATTGAACTTTTCATTAACGGACTGGATGTTGATGAAGAATTAGCTGAAGTTTTGGTTGCTGAAGGTTTCACGTCGCTTGAAGAAGTCGCTTATGTGCCAGCAGCAGAGATGTTGGACATCGAAGGTTTTGATGAAGATATCGTAACGGCTCTAAAAGATAGAGCAAAAGACGCACTGTTAACTCAAGCAATTGCTAACGAAGAAAAAGCTGCGCTTGCTGAGCCGGATGAAGATCTAAAAAGCTTGGAAGGCATGACGCTAGATATGGCGAAAGCTTTAGCTTCTAAAGGCATTAAGTCTCAAGAAGACTTGGCCGAGCTTGGCACAGATGAATTAATGGAAATGATTGAGATTGACGAAGTGGCCGCTGGAGAATTGATTCTCAAAGCTCGCGCCCCTTGGTTCGAATAAACTCCGGGAGACAAATAATAGATGTCGCAAGTATCCATAACAAAATTTGCAGAAACACTGAACCTTTCAGTAGAGAAGCTGCTATCTCAGCTGGAAACAGCGGGAGTTTCCGGTAAAAAGGCGTCGGACTCACTTTCTGAAGAAGAAAAAATGACATTGCTGGCTTATTTAAAAGGTTTGCATGGTGATTCTGCCGATGCACCAGAGAAAGTCACGTTGAAGCGTAAAAAGGTACAAACTCTGAACCTTTCATCAGGTTCGGGCAAACGTACTGTAAATGTTGAAGTGCGTAAAAAACGAACTTATGTCAAAAAACCAGACTCTAATGAAGAGTCGGTTGAAGAAATCGTCGAAGATGTACCGGTTGTTGACGAGGTGATTGAAGAAACGTCTGTTCAAGAAGTCGCATCTACTGAGCCAGTAGAAACACCTGTTGTTGAAGAAGTAGTCATTCCAGTTGAACCAGTTGTTGAAGAGCCTGTCGTTGACAAAAAAGCTAAGCAAGATAAAAAGCATAAACATGCTGA
Proteins encoded in this window:
- the acs gene encoding acetate--CoA ligase — protein: MSNNIESILHETRVFNPTESFKAQANVNDETYAALMKKADDDYEGFWAELAREKLTWSKPFTKTLDDSNAPFYKWFSDGELNVSYNCIDRHLAEKQDKLAIIFETDDGRVEQYTYKELHDEVSRFANALTAQGIEAGDRVVIYMPMIPQAVFAMQACARIGAIHSVVFGGFSAEALKDRIEDASARMVITANVSVRGGKTIPLKTSVDEALEKGGDSIRKVIVYHRTNDAVTMKEGRDITWHDAIAGMSNYHDPLMVNAEHPLFLLYTSGSTGKPKGIQHSSAGYLLNAHLTNEWVFDLKDNDVFWCTADVGWITGHTYVAYGPLSVGATIVMFEGVPTYPDAGRFWQVCQDHAVTVFYTAPTAIRALMKFGDDLPKQYDLSKLRLLGTVGEPINPEAWMWYHTIIGREECPIVDTWWQTETGANMIAPLPGVTPLKPGSCTKPLPGIDAKIVDEEGNPLTHGEGGYLVVEKPWPSMLRTIWHDDERFVDTYFAMFKNKYYVVGDSAHLDNDGNFWIMGRIDDVLNVSGHRLGTMEIESALVSHENVAEAAVVGKPHDVKGESVFAFVVLNIDIPDGELRNELIQELRNHVAKEIGPIAKPDDIRFGSNLPKTRSGKIMRRLLRTIAKGEEITSDTSTLEDPSILDQFMQQNK
- a CDS encoding cation acetate symporter; translation: MTMIKWNKIFGLAALLLMPTIAFAAGDMQTDGTKSETNFSAIAMFVVFVGLTLYITYWAAKRTKSAKDFYAAGGGITGLQNGLAIAGDYMSAASFLGITGMVYLKGYDGLIFAIGFLVGWPIILFLMSERLRNLGKYTFTDVAAYRFKQKPIRILAAFGGIAVVILYLIAQMVGAGKLIELLFGLDFAYAVVMVGVLIIAYVSFGGMLATTWVQIIKAVLLLGGATFIALMVMVNMGFSFETLFKTAVENRGNNMNILFSGGFVSDPVNAISLGIALMFGTAGLPHILMRFFTVPDAKEARKSVFFATGFIGYFYILAFIIGFGAIALITADMYMHAGKLIGGNNMAAIHLSHVLGGDAFLGFISAVAFATILAVVSGLTLAGASAISHDIYANVINPNATEEQETKVAKKATFVIGALAIIFGIGFKDQNIAFVVALAFTIAASANFPVLIMSMFWDKMTTRGAVIGGWLGLISAVVAVVLGPVVWTQILHMGEAIVPYKFPALFTVAIAFIGIWFFSITDKSERAKIDREGFEAQFIRSQTGIGAEGASDH
- a CDS encoding DUF485 domain-containing protein produces the protein MEQSKVEKIKSLPQYHQLVKERSSLAWKLSIAMLVVYYGYILLLAFDPAFFTTIVSGQYVSIGFPVGVAIIIFSFLLTGYYVKKANSDFDKLTAEIKKEVE
- a CDS encoding putative nucleotidyltransferase substrate binding domain-containing protein: MHNSPVINLLHQLEPFSNLPEQSLQELAASMDVVYFPQGSKFALQLHENPEENASLYILIKGRIAEFDNEGRQTALYLHHTFFGESVLLKKLNESNYEVKEEAIAYRLPGGKFLEWVKMPELANYFFNSITDKLDQLHKSRQMASSSEALMELVVDAPVKPLNILSAQATVASAISQMATTQVDACLVKLDRASHEVQDVMSEYGILTAMDLLKAISHDPNVLNQAVDPFAQSPVISVHRHDYLFNALLKMTRHYVNRLVIRGDNEPVGFLYQKDLMGHFATQSGLGMLSLEQVTSREEIEPVLRQVDDLITNLNARGVKTHYIAKLATEVYRKVFQKVFDLLEPDAVLQSGCFIVMGSEGRAEQVMRTDQDNAFILPEMDEQTFETLKPFAERLTQSLIDLGFPRCPGEVMVCNPLWFQPINSFKQQLKSWMNTQDETGFMNVSIFLDAEVVFGDEALLKDCKQLVSDWVKNYPQFLRHFAKPVFQFETPVNFFGRLVSEKQDQQDLLDLKKGGIFAIVHGVRCLALEFGISQTNTHWRIKALMESGFFSESFGHELGESLNFFNTLRLENMIDLKQSGVNASEFESKQNKIQVTNLTTIQQDLLKDAFDVVKRFKKMLNHHYKLDTLL
- the nusA gene encoding transcription termination factor NusA is translated as MSKEVLAVVEIMSNEKGVEKEIIFDAIEAALATATRKSHNDELDARVSIDRQTGEYETFRRWEVIEDDVQIEENVGWYMRHMDAVDIDPHIEPGQFIEEPMESIEFGRIGAQTAKQVIIQKVREAERKKVVEEYTKRVGEILTGQVKRIDRGDVILDLGDNVDAVIPRAELINRETFKMGDRVRAYVQEVGYRPRGPQIIMSRSAKEMLMELFKIEVPEIGDDLIDIMSAARDVGLRAKVAVRANDPRLDPIGACVGMRGGRVQAVTNELNGERIDIILWDPNDAQFVINAMAPAEVTSIMVDEDRHVMDLAVEDEQLSQAIGKNGQNIRLATELTGWELNVMTQSDMATKHETESKDQIELFINGLDVDEELAEVLVAEGFTSLEEVAYVPAAEMLDIEGFDEDIVTALKDRAKDALLTQAIANEEKAALAEPDEDLKSLEGMTLDMAKALASKGIKSQEDLAELGTDELMEMIEIDEVAAGELILKARAPWFE
- the rimP gene encoding ribosome maturation factor RimP; the encoded protein is MTLEDKIEQLLKPTVESMGFDLWGCEYLPAGKHSTLRVYIEKPEGVTVSDCGSVSRQASAILDVEDPISNAYMLEVSSPGMDRPLMRPEQFKAYENALVQVRTAVDVMGRKRFKGKMVQVSEEGIEVEVDNEIYPIAFSMIEKANVVPEF
- a CDS encoding 3'-5' exonuclease, which translates into the protein MVGLKKFKHAIFHIWQKYWLKEPEYQFLFEQAPEDEYVCFDCETTGLNPKKDKILTLSAVRIKGNQILAGQSLDITVRHAGQIHENSIKVHQLRYLDLVEGIGEKEAIRQFLYFIGSRPLVGYYLEFDVELVNRVLKPWLNIVLPNLQVEVSELFYDYKLKSKYQSVYLPNIDLSFEHILEQLALPNLGQHNARNDAMMTALVFLKLKSLMNVR